From Salvia splendens isolate huo1 chromosome 3, SspV2, whole genome shotgun sequence, a single genomic window includes:
- the LOC121795130 gene encoding uncharacterized protein LOC121795130, producing MQHTKSESDLASLAPSSPSRSPKRPAYYVQSPSSSMHATPNFTSPMESPSHPHFGRHSRNSSASRFSGIFRSSSGRKAGAARTKPNDKGWPECHVIVEEGNYDDDKACTRRCQVLLALFGFVVLFTVFCLIIWGAGRPFKTEVSVRTLMVSNMYMGSGADFTGVPTKMLNVNGSLRISVYNPATFYGIHVTATPVNLFYSEVVVATGELKKYYQHRKSHKNAVVHIEGTRVPLYGAASNLIVEDGGAVQVPLTLEFEVRTQGDLVGKLVRTMHRRRVSCPLILDSTRNKPIRFNKDDCTYS from the exons ATGCAGCACACAAAATCAGAATCCGATCTAGCAAGCTTAgctccgtcgtcgccgtcgcgATCTCCGAAGAGGCCGGCGTACTACGTGCAGAGCCCGTCGTCGTCCATGCACGCGACCCCCAATTTCACGAGCCCCATGGAGTCCCCCTCCCACCCCCACTTCGGCCGCCACTCCCGCAACTCCTCCGCCAGCCGATTCTCCGGAATTTTCCGCTCCTCGTCCGGCCGCAAGGCCGGGGCCGCCCGCACCAAGCCCAACGACAAGGGCTGGCCCGAGTGCCATGTCATCGTCGAGGAGGGGAATTACGACGATGACAAGGCCTGCACGCGCCGTTGCCAGGTGTTATTAGCCTTGTTCGGCTTTGTTGTGTTGTTTACCGTCTTCTGTTTGATCATCTGGGGCGCCGGGAGGCCTTTCAAGACCGAGGTTTCTGTCAGG ACCTTGATGGTCAGCAACATGTACATGGGCTCGGGTGCAGACTTCACTGGTGTTCCAACGAAGATGCTGAATGTGAACGGCTCCTTGAGGATCAGTGTGTACAATCCTGCAACATTCTACGGCATTCATGTCACTGCTACACCGGTCAATCTCTTCTACTCGGAAGTCGTTGTTGCAACAGGGGAG CTGAAGAAATACTATCAACACCGGAAAAGCCACAAGAATGCGGTGGTGCACATAGAGGGAACCCGAGTCCCCTTATACGGGGCTGCATCGAATCTGATAGTTGAAGATGGTGGTGCAGTTCAGGTCCCACTGACGTTGGAGTTTGAAGTGAGGACGCAAGGCGATTTGGTCGGGAAATTGGTGAGGACAATGCACCGGAGAAGAGTGTCGTGCCCACTGATCCTCGATTCAACGAGGAACAAGCCCATCAGGTTCAACAAGGATGATTGCACTTACAGCTGA